A part of Rhinolophus ferrumequinum isolate MPI-CBG mRhiFer1 chromosome 11, mRhiFer1_v1.p, whole genome shotgun sequence genomic DNA contains:
- the MED19 gene encoding mediator of RNA polymerase II transcription subunit 19, whose protein sequence is MKTTSARHPDSAGVEGKMENFTALFGAQADPPPPPAALGFGPGKPPPPPPPPPGGGPGTAPPPTTVTAPPGADKSAAGCGPFYLMRELPGSTELTGSTNLITHYNLEHDYNKFCGKKVKEKLSNFLPDLPGMIDLPGSHDNSSLRSLIEKPPILGGSFNPITGTMLAGFRLHTGPLPEQCRLMHIQPPKKKNKHKHKQSRTQDPVPPETPSDSDHKKKKKKKEEDPERKRKKKEKKKKKNRHSPDHPSMGSSQASSSSSLR, encoded by the exons ATGAAAACCACTAGCGCCAGACACCCGGACAGCGCCGGAGTAGAGGGGAAGATGGAGAATTTCACGGCGCTGTTCGGAGCTCAGGCTGACCCACCCCCGCCTCCAGCCGCACTCGGCTTCGGACCAGGAAAACCTCCACCCCCgcctccccctcctccaggcGGGGGACCTGGCACGGCTCCGCCCCCCACCACGGTCACGGCCCCTCCCGGCGCCGACAAGTCAGCAGCTGGTTGTGGTCCCTTCTACCTAATGAGGGAactgccag GTAGCACCGAGTTGACAGGCAGCACCAACCTGATCACACACTACAACCTGGAACATGACTATAATAAATTTTGTGGGAAGAAAGTGAAGGAGAAGCTGAGTAACTTCCTGCCTGACCTGCCAGGGATGATTGATCTGCCTGGTTCCCATGATAACAGCAGCCTCCGCTCCCTCATCGAGAAGCCCCCTATTCTCGGTGGCTCTTTCAATCCTATCACAGGGACCATGCTGGCTGGTTTCCGCCTCCACACTGGCCCG TTGCCGGAGCAGTGTCGTCTGATGCACATTCAGCCTCCCAAGAAGAAGAACAAGCACAAGCACAAGCAGAGCCGTACCCAGGATCCTGTCCCCCCAG AAACACCATCTGATTCGGatcacaagaagaagaaaaagaaaaaagaagaggatcCTGAacggaaaagaaagaagaaagagaagaagaaaaagaag AACCGACACAGTCCAGACCACCCAAGTATGGGCAGCTCtcaggccagcagcagcagcagcctgcgCTAA
- the ZDHHC5 gene encoding palmitoyltransferase ZDHHC5, with protein sequence MPAESGKRFKPSKYVPVSAAAIFLVGATTLFFAFTCPGLSISVSPAVPIYNAIVFLFVLANFSMATFMDPGIFPRAEEDEDKEDDFRAPLYKTVEIKGIQVRMKWCATCRFYRPPRCSHCSVCDNCVEEFDHHCPWVNNCIGRRNYRYFFLFLLSLTAHIMGVFGFGLLYVLSHMEELSGVRTAVTMAVMCVAGLFFIPVAGLTGFHVVLVARGRTTNEQVTGKFRGGVNPFTNGCCNNVSRVLCSSPAPRYLGRPKKEKTIVIRPPFLRPEVSDGQITVKIMDNGIQGELRRSKSKGSLEITESQSADAEPPPPPKPDLSRYTGLRTHLSLAANEDSSLLGKDSPPTPTMYKYRPGYSSSSTSAAMPHSSSAKLSRGDSLKEPTSIAESSRHPSYRSEPSLEPESFRSPTFGKSFHFDPLSSGSRSSSLKSAQGTGFELGQLQSIRSEGTTSTSYKSLANQTRNGSLSYDSLLTPSDSPDFESVQAGPEPDPPLGYTSPFLSARLAQQREADRHPHLVPTGPTHREPSPVRYDNLSRHIVASLQEREKLLRQSPPLPGREEEPGLGDSGIQSTPGSGHAPRTSSSSDDSKRSPLGKTPLGRPVAPRFGKPDGLRGRGLGSPEAGPTAPYLGRSMSYSSQKAPAGVSETEEVALQPLLTPKDEVQLKTAYSKSNGQPKSLGSASPGPGQPPLSSPTRGGVKKVSGVGGTTYEISV encoded by the exons CTGTCCAGGACTAAGCATCTCTGTGTCACCTGCAGTGCCCATCTACAATGcgattgtttttctctttgtgctgGCCAACTTCAGCATGGCCACCTTCATGGACCCAGGGATTTTCCCTCGAG CCGAGGAGGATGAAGATAAGGAGGACGACTTCCGAGCCCCCCTTTACAAAACCGTGGAGATCAAGGGCATCCAGGTGCGCATGAAGTGGTGCGCCACCTGCCGCTTCTACCGTCCTCCTCGCTGTTCCCACTGCAGCGTCTGCGACAACTGTGTAGAG GAATTTGATCATCACTGCCCCTGGGTGAACAACTGTATTGGTCGCCGAAACTACCgttatttcttcctcttcctcctctccctgacAGCGCATATTATGGGTGTGTTTGGCTTTGGCCTCCTTTATGTTCTCTCTCACATGGAGGAACTCTCAGGGGTCCGCACGGCTGTCAC AATGGCAGTGATGTGTGTGGCTGGCTTATTCTTCATCCCTGTAGCTGGCCTCACGGGATTTCACGTGGTGCTGGTGGCTAGGGGACGCACAACCAATGAACAG gttACGGGTAAATTCCGGGGAGGTGTGAACCCCTTCACCAATGGCTGCTGTAACAATGTCAGCCGTGTACTCTGCAGTTCCCCAGCACCCAG GTATTTGGggagaccaaagaaagagaagacaattgtaaTTAGACCTCCCTTCCTTCGACCAGAAGTGTCAGATGGGCAGATAACTGTGAAAATCATGGACAATGGCATCCAGGGAGAGCTGAGGAGAAGTAAG TCTAAGGGAAGCTTGGAGATCACAGAGAGCCAGTCCGCAGATGCTGAACCTCCACCTCCTCCCAAGCCGGACCTGAGCCGTTACACGGGGCTAAGAACACACCTCAGCCTAGCTGCTAATGAGG ATAGCAGCCTCTTGGGCAAGGACAGCCCACCCACACCTACCATGTACAAGTATCGGCCAGGCTACAGTAGCAGCAGCACATCAGCCGCCATGCCTCATTCTTCCAGCGCCAAG TTGAGTCGTGGTGACAGCTTGAAGGAACCAACCTCAATTGCAGAGAGCAGCCGCCATCCCAGCTACCGCTCAGAGCCCAGCTTGGAACCAGAGAGCTTTCGTTCTCCCACCTTTGGCAAAAGCTTTCACTTTGATCCACTGTCCAGTGGCTCACGCTCCTCCAGTCTCAAGTCAGCCCAGGGCACAGGCTTTGAGCTGGGCCAACTGCAGTCCATTCGTTCAGAGGGTACAACCTCCACCTCCTACAAGAGCCTGGCCAACCAGACACGCAATGGAAGTCTATCTTATGACAGCCTGCTCACTCCTTCAGACAGCCCTGATTTCGAGTCAGTGCAGGCAGGGCCTGAGCCAGACCCGCCTTTAGGCTACACCTCTCCCTTCCTATCAGCCCGGCTGGCCCAGCAACGGGAAGCTGACAGGCACCCACATTTGGTGCCAACTGGCCCAACACACCGAGAGCCCTCACCGGTCCGGTACGACAATCTGTCGCGCCATATTGTGGCCTCCCTCCAGGAACGAGAGAAGCTGCTACGCCAGTCACCCCCACTCCCAGGCCGTGAGGAAGAACCAGGCTTGGGGGACTCAGGCATTCAGTCAACACCAGGCTCAGGCCATGCCCCTCGTACTAGTTCCTCTTCAGATGATTCGAAGAGATCCCCCTTGGGCAAGACTCCACTGGGACGCCCAGTTGCCCCCCGTTTTGGCAAGCCAGATGGGCTAAGGGGCCGGGGACTAGGTTCCCCTGAAGCAGGCCCAACTGCCCCATATCTGGGCAGATCTATGTCTTACAGCAGCCAAAAAGCCCCAGCTGGTGTCTCTGAGACGGAGGAAGTGGCCTTGCAGCCGTTACTGACACCCAA aGATGAAGTACAGCTCAAGACCGCCTACAGCAAATCCAACGGGCAGCCCAAGAGTCTAGGCTCAGCCTCCCCTGGCCCAGGCCAGCCACCTCTGAGTAGCCCCACAAGGGGAGGAGTCAAGAAGGTGTCAGGGGTGGGTGGCACCACCTACGAGATTTCGGTGTGA
- the LOC117030712 gene encoding 40S ribosomal protein S6-like, with protein MKLNISFPATGCQKLTEVDDERKLRTFYEKRMATEVAADALGEEWKGYVVRISGGNDKQGFPMKQGVLTHGRVRLLLSKGHSCYRPRRTGERKRKSVRGCIVDANLSVLNLVIVKKGEKDIPGLTDTTVPRRLGPKRASRIRKLFNLSKEDDVRQYVVRKPLNKEGKKPRTKAPKIQRLVTPRVLQHKRRRIALKKQRTKKNKEEAAEYAKLLAKRMKEAKEKRQEQIAKRRRLSSLRASTSKSESSQK; from the coding sequence ATGAAGCTGAACATCTCTTTCCCAGCCACTGGCTGCCAGAAACTCACTGAAGTGGACGATGAACGCAAACTTCGTACGTTTTATGAGAAGCGTATGGCCACAGAAGTTGCTGCTGATGCTCTGGGTGAAGAATGGAAGGGTTATGTGGTTCGAATCAGTGGTGGGAACGACAAACAAGGTTTCCCCATGAAGCAGGGTGTCTTGACCCATGGCCGTGTCCGCCTGCTCCTGAGTAAGGGGCATTCCTGTTATAGACCAAGGAGGACTGGAGAAAGAAAGCGCAAATCGGTTCGGGGTTGCATTGTGGATGCCAATCTGAGTGTTCTCAACTTGGTCATTGtaaaaaaaggggagaaagataTTCCTGGTCTCACTGATACCACTGTGCCTCGTCGCCTGGGGCCCAAAAGAGCTAGCAGAATTCGCAAACTTTTCAATCTCTCTAAAGAAGATGATGTCCGCCAGTATGTTGTGAGAAAGCCCCTAAACAAAGAAGGTAAGAAACCTAGAACCAAAGCACCCAAGATTCAGCGTCTTGTTACTCCACGAGTCCTGCAACACAAACGTCGGCGTATTGCTCTGAAGAAACAGCgtactaagaaaaataaggaagaggcTGCAGAATATGCTAAACTTTTGGCCAAGAGAATGAAGGAGGCCAAAGAAAAACGCCAGGAACAGATTGCCAAGAGACGCAGGCTGTCTTCTCTGAGAGCTTCTACCTCTAAGTCTGAGTCCAgtcaaaaatga